Within Vicia villosa cultivar HV-30 ecotype Madison, WI linkage group LG1, Vvil1.0, whole genome shotgun sequence, the genomic segment AATCACTTCCCTAGTAGCCttaaaaaacaaagaaataaaaaccCATTTCAGAATTCAACATTGAAAAATTCaactatgaagaaaaagaaagaaagaatgaaCGATCTTAACTGTAGGTAAGAGAGCAGGGACAGTGGTGACAAGTTGAGTGAACATTTGAGACATTTTCTTCCTTCGTCCACGTTCAACTTTAAGAACTTCTTCGGGTTTTGTAGTAGCACTAGCACCCAATTCTCGAGCACGTTTTGTGTTACCCATTATGGTTGTTGAAGAAGGTGAAGGGTTTTCCATGACTAGTGAAAATGATGGATGAATAACAAACTCATGATTTATATACAAAACGGTTTTGCATTTTTGTGAAttgtgaaagaaagagaaaaaagttAGTGAGATTTTGTTTGGGGTCAAAAACGGTTAGGATTAGGCATAATGGTACTTTTGTaggagaagaataaaaaaaaaaaaaagatttgattcCTCTGACCAATCATATGCATATAAAATTTTGAacattttaaagttttttttattgttagTTAGAAATGATTAAATGATAAGAATCGTTTTGTAAGGAAAAAAGAGGTGCGATGAAAATAACCGTGTTGTTTGTTGCACAAGGAATGAGTTGGATCATTATTGGACCCCACACAATGATCAACAACAAAAAGTGGAAGAAAAAGGTGAGTTTGTTTTGGAATTAATGCAATGGAAGCAAAAGAAAGTTTGTTTACATTACATTAGTTTAGGTGTCAGAAATTTTATCTTTGCATTATACTTGTGCTTATCTAATAGTATTATGTTGATCTTCACTTTTTTTTGGTTCATTTGTTAAAAATATACAATTTAATGACCCATTCAGAGACCGGTTTAACaattgataattaaaattaaGGTTAAAGGTATTTTTACCCCTACTATTTATAGGAGTTTTGATTATTCTACCTCAATTTTTTTCCACCAATATTGTCACGTACCAACATACCATTTGAAACGAAATCTGTAAGAAAAAATTGAAGATCGAATATTGCAAGACTGAAATATATATATCTTGTAGATATTTTAACTAAACTATTAAagaaaataagatttgaaagtcTGGAAGAATTGATGGAGACGAGAAGATTAGTTGATATGAATCAGGAGTATTGACAATATAATTGAGCTGTAGTGGTTTTTTTAATAAGTGACTAAACAAATTGTCATTTTGTATTTTTGTCCTATAGTTAATTTTCTAACTATATACACTCTCTCTCCATTCACTGCAATCCACTAAGATCAATTGAAAAAAACTATCTTCATTCTAATTCTATTCTAAGTTTCTAACCCTCTCTAATTTTAACTGTCATCTTTTATGTCCATTAATTTGTGAAACAAGTTCTCCCAacacaaataattttttaattagtgTGAATATGGACAATGGTAAGTTAAACGACTTTATTGTGTGTGAATGTTTGGTTAAGTTTTATGATTGAAAAGAAAAGACTTATGTTTTATGTTTAAATTAACATACACAAAATGTAAAGGTAAAACATAGAGGAAAAAATTAAAGATGAAAAATGTAAATCTACACTAAATTTAAATCAACTTGAAGAGAAGCTTTTAAAATGACACATAATAGATTGCACCAAATAGATTACATAAAATTTAAGTGTgaaaatgaaaagtaaaaaatataacaaactactataaagtaaagaaatataaCATTATGATTAAATTTTTAACTAAGTTCTCCTTTGAAACCTCAAGATGGGAAGAATCACTATTAGCAATAGAAATGCAAGTGATCCAAGCAGAGACAAAATAATTGAGGCAGCCACTTGATGACAAAACTTATCAAACACATCACACACTTTGCTCCATCTTACATGAGAGTTTCCGTTGTAGCCAAGAAGACCCACTGCGGCGGCGGCACCGTTGCCGGAAAATAGCAAAGCCACCATCAATGTGTCAAGCATAGTGATCAATGTTCCCAATAACACTTTGCTATTACCTCTATTTAAGAAGGTGAGTAACATAGAGATGGCTCCATATGCACATGCTATTGCATTTGCCACCATAAAGTAGCTTCAACAAGAGAAAAAAGTGTTACTCACTTTTTAAATTTTCAGAAATTTCGTGTAAATTAATCACAGTTTAACTgtgacaaaataaataaaaattctatGTTATCACAATTTAATCCTGACAAATATTTAGGTCTTGTACGATAGTCTGTCTTGTACGCTCTTAAAGACGGACGACCCTATATTATATGTTGTAGGATTTCTGTAAACAATATAATTAGGAAGAGTATAATAGGAACTTACACAAAGGCAGAGAGGTAATGCCACTTAGCAGAAACAGGAACATTGAAAGGAGGCAAAGAATCAGCAATCTTAATAGGAACAACTTTGGTTTGCTTATCGGTCCCAATAACTATAGCAGCAGCAAGGGTGAGAACAAAGGCCAGAAGTCTAAGAATCAATTCACAAGAACCACTCTTAGGAGATTTTTTCTCTTCTGTACCAGCAAAGATAGCCTTACTCTGGTTCTCCATTGTAACAAGAACACAGAGCTTAATTATGTTGAAGTGGGTTTTCACAGAAGAAGGTTAGTGTATGTCTTAAATAGTGATGGAACTTGGAATAGGGAAAGTTTGTATTTAATACGAAAGCCGCAAATATTGTTGACgaatattttatgttcatatgttttttttttgtttagcgGTGATTTTTGTAGAATATAAATTAATGTTTTAGGTAATTTTACAGggttaaaataaatgcaatttcTTAAACCGGGAAAAATAATCCATATCTACTTACTGACTGCATTGTCTGGAATTTAATTTCTTAATGTATTAAGTATTATTTAACTTTAaagcattattttttatttaaattttttaatcagTATTGTCTCAAGAGTACTTATTAACTTTGATTCTTAAATATTTTAATCGGTATTTCTAGAGTACTTGAAAATTCATTTGACTGTGTCTCAATGATGCTTGTCTGTTGACTTACAGCTTGTGCCAAGTCTGGACTAGTTGAGATCATAACATACATTAAACAACCAACATCCAATGACATAAAAAACCTTTGACATATACTTAACTTCTGCATCTGTCTTTAGACATTTATCCAATGAGAACTTAACATGATTCACCAATGGAGTACTCACAACCTTCAAATTATTCATGTCAAACTTGTCTAACACATTTTTAACATAGCTTTTCTGAGAGCCATAATTTTCTAGCTCTCCTATCCTTGTGAATTTCCATATCAAGAACCTTCTTAACAACACCTAAGTCTTTCATGTCAAAATCCTTTCCTAACATGATTCCATTTCATTTACGTCATATAAATGATTACCAATAATcaacatatcatcaacatatagtaACACCAAAATAAAGAGTCATCATTAAGACTCCTAATATAAACACAACATTCATAGTCACACAAACTATAGCCAATATGAAGCATGCATGAATCAAAGCGTTTGTAACGTTGCATTGGAGATTGCTTTAAGTCATAAACATACCTCTTCAATTTACGGACTAATCTTCCATGTTCAGTGTTGCTGAACTGAACCCTCTAGTTGCTCCATGTAAATTTACTCATCTAGATTGCCGCGAATAAAAGTTTTCTTCACATTTATCTGATTTAAATGCTTGCCACGATTGAATACTAAGGCTAACACTGACCTGATAGGATTATGTCTGGTGACTAGAGAGAAAATCTCATCATAGTCACTCCCTTTTTGTTGTGAGTATCCCTTAGCTAGAAGACGAGCCTTATTACTGGTTTTTTCTTGAACACCCACTTATAACAAATGGCCCTTTTTCCCTTTAGGAAGCTAAACAAGCTCTCATGTACTATTTTTCTTCAAAGAATCCATCTCCTCCACCATTTCACCCATCCACCTATCTTTCTTATGGCTAGCTATAACCTCTCGAAAGGTGAAAGGGTCTCCATAACTAGTAAGAAGTTTATAGACTACCAAGCCTTCATACCCATATTTTTTCTGTTGGCTTGGTTGAATGGTGCTCTCTATCACGTACATGAATATAATCTTGTACTCCACCTAAAAGTTCAGTTCCATGGTCAATTTCATTATCGGAGTCTAGTTTCTCTTGGGGTTAGGAAATACATACATGTTGTTGAATGGTGGTGGATCAACATCCACCTGAATCACCTGTTTGTTAGAAGTTTCTCCTTTAGATGTCGACACATATGTTTCAAGTGACCACTTCAACATTAATTTCTCATAAAAAACAACATCTCTGCAGATCACCatcttctttttaatcgaattccATAACTCAAACCCCTTCACACCTTTTGCGTAACCTAAAAGAAGACACATTTCTTTGACTTTGGATTAAGTTTGGATCAATATTCACTGGATATCTGCACATAAGCCGAACACAAAAAAAATCCTTACATTGTTAAGATCTTTATGATTACCTATCCATACCTCATTTGAAACCTTTTTTTCCAAAAAAGTCTGTTATAACTTGTTGATAAAAAATCATGCCATGTTAATTGCCTCTGCCTATAAAATTTTTCACTATCCATCATTTGACAAGAGACATCTTGCCCTTTCAGTTAGAGACCTATTTATTCTCTATAACACACAATTTAGCTGAGAAATGCCTTTGAATACCGTGTTCTTCATAGAAAATATTGAAATTCGAACCAGTGTACTATGTCCCTTTATCTAACCGCAAATACTTGATTTTTCTACCTATTTGGTTCTCTATCTCTACCTTCCATGACTTGAATTTGGCAAGGACTTCAGATTTCCGCTTCAAGAAATACACACTAGTCTTCCGAGAAAAATCATTGGCGAAAGTCACAAAATACCTGGAATCACCTATGCAAACTTCTTTGGTAGACCACCACACATCAAAATACACATAGTCTAAAATTTCATTCGTTTTGTGATTTATGTTGTTGAACCAAACACGACAGTATTTCCCAAGTACA encodes:
- the LOC131603242 gene encoding CASP-like protein 1E1 encodes the protein MENQSKAIFAGTEEKKSPKSGSCELILRLLAFVLTLAAAIVIGTDKQTKVVPIKIADSLPPFNVPVSAKWHYLSAFVYFMVANAIACAYGAISMLLTFLNRGNSKVLLGTLITMLDTLMVALLFSGNGAAAAVGLLGYNGNSHVRWSKVCDVFDKFCHQVAASIILSLLGSLAFLLLIVILPILRFQRRT